The following proteins come from a genomic window of Populus nigra chromosome 6, ddPopNigr1.1, whole genome shotgun sequence:
- the LOC133697807 gene encoding protein trichome birefringence-like 2 yields the protein MESKRLALPDQLLAPRRKPFLLWVVASLIILSLFFLTTSFKGRIVTPFFQGFNSVTRNSSLVSWPFSRFPPKNSTASPPANVIGVVLEKTYVGNFTEITQNGSFGDEATSVPKSPEAKSGNLTDSSGDGGVLERPLLGVIEVGNQSLSSNVDDADAKRSAEGKSVENLIAENKNEGNEENGRFTGGGGEQGGHNKVSFEKCDIFDGKWVRDDSKPYYPPGSCPYIDKDFDCHLNGRPDVGFVKWKWQPNGCDIPSLNATDFLERLRGKKLVFVGDSLNRNMWESLVCILRNSIGKKKRVYEISGRREFKKKGFYAFRFEDYNCTVDFVSSPFLVRESSFKSKNGTFETLRLDLMDHTTSMYHDADVIIFNTGHWWTHDKTSRGEDYYQEGNHIHRRLKVLEAYKRALLTWARWIDKNIDRNRTLVLFKGYSVTHFRGGQWNSGGRCHKETEPIFNTTYLGKYPSKMRALQHVLQETKTPVIYLNISRLTAYRKDAHPSIYRMTYNTAEERIAAERSQDCSHWCLPGVPDTWNELLYASLLKVGLGSWKK from the exons ATGGAATCTAAAAGACTTGCCTTGCCAGACCAGCTTCTTGCGCCCAGAAGGAAGCCATTTCTGTTGTGGGTTGTTGCTTCTCTTATAatactctctctcttctttctcactacttctttcaagGGTCGAATTGTGACCCCTTTCTTTCAAGGCTTCAATAGTGTTACTCGTAATTCTTCTCTTGTTTCATGGCCTTTCTCTCGTTTTCCTCCAAAAAATAGTACTGCCAGTCCCCCGGCTAACGTGATAGGGGTCGTTTTAGAGAAAACCTATGTCGGCAATTTCACTGAGATCACTCAAAATGGAAGTTTTGGTGATGAAGCAACTTCTGTACCAAAATCCCCTGAAGCAAAAAGTGGGAATTTGACAGATTCTAGCGGAGATGGGGGGGTTTTAGAGAGGCCCCTTTTGGGTGTTATTGAAGTTGGGAATCAAAGCCTTTCTAGCAATGTGGATGATGCAGATGCAAAGAGAAGCGCAGAAGGAAAATCTGTAGAAAATCTTAttgcagaaaataaaaatgagggcAATGAAGAAAATGGTAGATTCACTGGTGGTGGAGGCGAACAAGGGGGCCATAATAaagtttcttttgaaaaatgtGACATATTTGATGGTAAGTGGGTGAGGGATGATTCGAAGCCATACTATCCTCCAGGCTCCTGTCCGTATATTGATAAGGATTTTGATTGTCACCTAAATGGGAGGCCAGATGTTGGATTTGTTAAATGGAAATGGCAGCCAAATGGGTGTGACATTCCAAG TTTGAACGCAACCGATTTTCTTGAGAGATTAAGAGGAAAGAAGCTGGTTTTTGTTGGGGATTCACTTAATAGGAACATGTGGGAGTCTCTGGTGTGCATCCTTCGCAATAGCATCGGAAAGAAGAAACGAGTTTATGAGATATCAGGAAGGAGGGAATTCAAAAAGAAGGGTTTCTATGCTTTTAGATTTGAG GATTACAACTGCACGGTGGATTTTGTTAGTTCTCCATTTCTTGTTAGAGAATCATCCTTCAAAAGTAAAAATGGAACATTTGAGACCTTAAGGTTGGATTTGATGGACCACACAACTTCAATGTACCATGATGCAGATGTCATAATTTTTAATACAGGTCATTGGTGGACCCATGATAAAACTTCCAGAGG AGAAGACTATTACCAGGAAGGTAATCATATACACCGAAGACTCAAGGTCCTGGAAGCATATAAGAGAGCACTTTTGACTTGGGCAAGATGGATCGACAAGAACATTGATAGAAATCGAACACTGGTTTTATTCAAAGGTTATTCAGTTACTCATTTCAG AGGAGGCCAGTGGAACTCAGGAGGACGGTGTCACAAAGAAACAGAGCCAATATTTAATACAACTTACTTAGGAAAGTACCCTTCGAAAATGAGAGCTTTACAACATGTGCTTCAAGAAACCAAAACTCCAGTTATTTATCTAAACATAAGTAGGCTCACAGCCTATAGAAAAGATGCGCATCCTTCTATTTATAGAATGACGTACAATACAGCAGAAGAACGAATTGCTGCGGAGCGATCTCAAGATTGCAGTCATTGGTGCTTACCTGGAGTACCAGATACTTGGAATGAGTTGCTATATGCTTCACTGTTGAAGGTCGGCCTGGGATCTTGGAAAAAGTGA